AAGCCATACCCCATGGGACAGAATCCTCCCAGAGAAGAAGCCTTTTTCTGAGTCACCAAAGGCCCTATATCAGGTAGCAGAGGCTCTAAGCAGGTCACAGGCTGAGGTAGGCAAAGAGGGAGGTTTGGGGATTGGCACCTGGCCACTTACCTAGGATCCTACAGTCAGTCACCACCGTTGTCTTACAGGGTGATTGTGAGAATGAAGTGAACACATAAAATGAGTGTTTTGGGCACTAGTGTTGATGCTTCCTTCCGCCACTCTCCCTCTCACCCCACCTAGTTCTAAGCCTGCATTTGTTTTAGTGACTGTGGATTCTTTCTAGGGACAGCCCCATGGACTCCCAGGCTATAGTGCCCTGACATCGGTCGTGACATCGTGCAAGAACTTCAAAGTGCGCATCAGATCTGCCGCTGCCCTTTCCGTCCCGGGGAAGAGAGAGCAGTATGGGTCTGTTGAACAGTATGCTCGGATCTGGAATGCATTGGTCACCGCCTTACAGAAGAGCGAAGACACCACAGACTTTTTGGAATTCCAGTACTGTGCCAGCCTGCGGACCCAAATCTGCCAGGCACTGATTCACCTCTTGAGCTTGGCCAGTGTCTCGGACCTCCCTTGTATCAAAGAAATCCTTGAACTGAATGGGAATATGGTCCAGTCCTATATcctacagtttttaaaatctggagCAGAGGGAGATGACACTGGAGCACCTCACAGCCCACAGGAAACTGACCAGATGGTCAGAATGGCCCTTAAGCACATGGGCAGCATCCAGGCACCAGCTGGAGACACAGCCAGAAGGGCCATCATGGGCTTTTTAGAAGAGATCCTGGCCATTTGTTTTGACTCATCTGGATCACAAGGGGCACTCCCAGGGTTAACCAATCAGTGAGGATCCCACCATACTTTCTAGGTATCGAAGGTAGCAGTAGGAAGACCTGAGCTTGAGCATAAGATCTGTGGGATTTCATCCTAGGAGCAGAAACAATCCATTCACTATTTATTTAGAATGACTTAGCAGCAATTTAAATTTTCACAGAGGGCTCAACCATCTTTGGAGTGGCTCCATGGCACTGGCCATGGTCAGGGTTGTTGGAACGTCTGACCTGTGCATCCAGGAGCCGAGG
The window above is part of the Piliocolobus tephrosceles isolate RC106 unplaced genomic scaffold, ASM277652v3 unscaffolded_1168, whole genome shotgun sequence genome. Proteins encoded here:
- the LOC113220431 gene encoding HEAT repeat-containing protein 6-like isoform X1, translated to MRGDINWKSPVSCVQKWMPLINGQPHGLPGYSALTSVVTSCKNFKVRIRSAAALSVPGKREQYGSVEQYARIWNALVTALQKSEDTTDFLEFQYCASLRTQICQALIHLLSLASVSDLPCIKEILELNGNMVQSYILQFLKSGAEGDDTGAPHSPQETDQMVRMALKHMGSIQAPAGDTARRAIMGFLEEILAICFDSSGSQGALPGLTNQ